A single genomic interval of Piliocolobus tephrosceles isolate RC106 chromosome 7, ASM277652v3, whole genome shotgun sequence harbors:
- the ARC gene encoding activity-regulated cytoskeleton-associated protein → MELDHRTSGGLHAYPGPRGGPAAKPNVILQIGKCRAEMLEHVRRTHRHLLTEVSKQVERELKGLHRSVGKLESNLDGYVPTSDSQRWKKSIKACLCRCQETIANLERWVKREMHVWREVFYRLERWADRLESTGGKYPVGSEPARHTVSVGVGGPESYCHEADGYDYTVSPYAITPPPAAGELPGQEPAEAQQYQPWVPGEDGQPSPGVDTQIFEDPREFLSHLEEYLRQVGGSEEYWLSQIQNHMNGPAKKWWEFKQGSVKNWVEFKKEFLQYSEGTLSREAIQRELDLPQKQGEPLDQFLWRKRDLYQTLYVDADEEEIIQYVVGTLQPKLKRFLRHPLPKTLEQLIQRGMEVQDDLEQAAEPAVPHVPAEDEAEALTPAPNSESVASDRTQPE, encoded by the coding sequence ATGGAGCTGGACCACCGGACCAGCGGCGGGCTCCACGCCTACCCCGGGCCGCGGGGCGGGCCCGCGGCCAAGCCCAACGTGATCCTGCAGATCGGGAAGTGCCGGGCGGAGATGCTAGAGCACGTGCGGCGGACGCACCGGCACCTGCTGACCGAGGTGTCCAAGCAGGTGGAGCGTGAGCTGAAGGGTCTGCACCGGTCGGTGGGGAAGCTGGAGAGCAACCTGGACGGCTACGTGCCCACGAGCGACTCGCAGCGCTGGAAGAAGTCCATCAAGGCCTGCCTGTGCCGCTGCCAGGAGACCATCGCCAACCTGGAGCGCTGGGTCAAGCGTGAGATGCACGTGTGGCGCGAGGTGTTCTACCGCCTGGAGCGCTGGGCCGACCGCCTGGAGTCTACGGGTGGCAAGTACCCGGTGGGCAGCGAGCCGGCCCGCCACACCGTCTCCGTGGGCGTGGGGGGTCCTGAGAGCTACTGCCACGAGGCGGACGGCTACGATTACACCGTCAGCCCCTACGCCATCACCCCGCCCCCGGCCGCTGGCGAGCTGCCCGGACAGGAGCCCGCCGAGGCCCAGCAGTACCAGCCATGGGTCCCCGGCGAGGACGGGCAGCCCAGCCCTGGCGTGGACACACAGATCTTCGAGGACCCTCGAGAATTCCTGAGCCACCTGGAGGAGTACTTACGGCAGGTGGGCGGCTCTGAGGAGTACTGGCTGTCCCAGATCCAGAACCACATGAATGGGCCGGCCAAGAAGTGGTGGGAGTTCAAGCAGGGCTCCGTGAAGAACTGGGTGGAGTTCAAGAAGGAGTTCCTGCAGTACAGCGAGGGCACGCTGTCCCGAGAGGCCATCCAGCGTGAGCTGGACCTGCCGCAGAAGCAGGGCGAGCCGCTGGACCAGTTCCTGTGGCGCAAGCGGGACCTGTACCAGACGCTCTACGTGGACGCAGACGAGGAGGAGATCATCCAGTACGTGGTGGGCACCCTGCAGCCCAAGCTCAAGCGTTTCCTGCGCCACCCACTGCCCAAGACCCTGGAGCAGCTCATCCAGAGGGGCATGGAGGTGCAGGATGACCTGGAGCAGGCGGCGGAGCCTGCCGTCCCCCATGTCCCTGCGGAGGATGAGGCCGAGGCCCTCACGCCCGCCCCCAACAGCGAGTCCGTGGCCAGTGACCGGACCCAGCCCGAGTAG